The following coding sequences lie in one Microvirga sp. 17 mud 1-3 genomic window:
- a CDS encoding FAD-binding oxidoreductase: MTAPTESIADVVIVGGAVMGSSTAFHLLSDPGFKGRVVVVEKDATYRLSASALSAASIRQQYSSAVNIRISLYGIQFLRSIGERLAVDGERPEIDLREGGYLYCASPAGASILEENHALQAAEGADILLMDPAALKARFPWLNVEDLALGTWGRTGEGWFDGWGLLQAFRKKARSLGAEYVKGEVVAVEREGRRVVAVRLADGTRIACGALINCAGSGGRAIAEKAGMDIPVQAKRRYVFTFTCRDKVENCPLLIDTSGAYVRPEGDGFICGASPEADLDPDWHDEDPASQEIDFSFFEEFIWPSLAHRVPAFEAIRPGRAWAGPYDMSLLDHNAIIGRAGDMENFYLCNGFSGHGLQQAPAVGRGLAELIVHGGYRTLDLSELGYERVLANRPLLERNVI; encoded by the coding sequence ATGACCGCACCCACCGAAAGCATTGCCGATGTCGTGATCGTCGGAGGCGCCGTGATGGGCTCCTCCACCGCCTTCCATCTGCTCTCAGATCCGGGCTTCAAAGGACGCGTCGTCGTCGTCGAGAAGGATGCGACCTACAGGCTCTCGGCCTCGGCACTCTCGGCCGCTTCCATCCGCCAGCAATATTCGAGCGCGGTGAACATCCGCATCTCCCTTTATGGAATCCAGTTCCTGCGCAGCATCGGGGAGCGCCTCGCCGTCGATGGAGAGCGGCCCGAGATCGATCTGCGGGAGGGCGGCTATCTCTATTGCGCGTCTCCGGCCGGTGCCTCGATCCTTGAGGAGAACCATGCCCTGCAGGCCGCCGAAGGCGCCGACATCCTGCTCATGGATCCCGCGGCCCTGAAGGCCCGCTTCCCCTGGCTCAATGTGGAGGATCTCGCCCTCGGCACCTGGGGCCGCACCGGGGAGGGTTGGTTCGACGGGTGGGGGCTTCTCCAGGCCTTCCGCAAGAAGGCCCGCTCCCTCGGGGCCGAATACGTCAAGGGAGAGGTGGTCGCGGTGGAGCGGGAAGGGCGCCGCGTCGTCGCCGTGCGCCTCGCCGACGGCACGCGCATCGCCTGCGGAGCCCTGATCAACTGCGCCGGCTCGGGCGGCCGGGCGATCGCCGAGAAGGCGGGCATGGACATTCCGGTCCAGGCCAAGCGCCGCTACGTCTTCACCTTCACCTGCCGGGACAAGGTGGAGAACTGCCCGCTCCTGATCGACACGTCCGGCGCCTATGTACGCCCGGAGGGCGACGGCTTCATCTGCGGCGCCTCGCCGGAGGCGGATCTCGACCCCGACTGGCACGACGAAGACCCAGCCAGCCAGGAGATCGACTTCTCGTTCTTCGAGGAATTCATCTGGCCGTCCCTGGCCCATCGCGTTCCGGCCTTCGAGGCCATCCGGCCCGGCCGCGCCTGGGCAGGCCCCTACGATATGTCGCTCCTTGATCACAACGCGATCATTGGCCGGGCCGGCGACATGGAGAATTTCTACCTCTGCAACGGCTTCTCGGGGCATGGCCTGCAGCAGGCACCCGCTGTCGGGCGCGGGCTCGCGGAGCTGATCGTCCATGGCGGATACCGGACGCTGGACCTCTCCGAGCTCGGCTATGAGCGCGTCCTGGCCAACCGGCCGCTCCTGGAGCGGAACGTCATCTGA
- a CDS encoding Lrp/AsnC family transcriptional regulator, with translation MPLDATDRALIALLRENARIGHAEAARRLDLSRTTVQARVESLERRGIIVGYTVRLAEEVSRRMVRAHVTIVVAPKASASVVAALQRMQELRALHSVAGVFDLLAVVEAEDVPSLDTAIDRIGAIEGVERTQSSIILSTKFER, from the coding sequence ATGCCCCTGGACGCCACCGACCGTGCCTTGATTGCCCTTCTGCGCGAGAACGCGCGGATCGGCCATGCCGAGGCAGCCCGGCGTCTCGACCTGTCCCGCACCACCGTCCAGGCGCGGGTGGAGAGCCTGGAGCGGCGCGGCATCATCGTCGGCTATACGGTCCGCCTGGCCGAGGAGGTCAGCCGCCGCATGGTGCGGGCCCATGTCACCATCGTGGTCGCGCCCAAGGCCTCGGCCAGCGTCGTCGCGGCTTTGCAACGCATGCAGGAATTGCGCGCGCTGCACTCTGTCGCCGGTGTCTTCGATCTCCTGGCGGTGGTAGAGGCTGAGGACGTTCCCTCCCTCGACACGGCCATCGACCGGATCGGCGCGATCGAGGGCGTGGAACGCACGCAATCCTCCATCATCCTCTCAACGAAATTCGAACGATGA
- a CDS encoding saccharopine dehydrogenase family protein, translated as MHSILVIGAGKIGSTIADMLYETGDYAVTVADASAAALAAAARDGVKTIQLDFNDAVALQAALKGHYAVLSAAPYHLTGHVAQAARLADVNYFDLTEDVATTRMVKELAEGASTAFIPQCGLAPGFISIVAHDIASRFDKLDTVRLRVGALPQYPSNALSYNLTWSTDGVINEYIERCEAVVDGQLREVPAMEELEEFSLDGTRYEAFNTSGGLGTLCETLGGKVRSLNYKTIRYPGHCALMRVLLNDLQLRNRREVLKDILEQAVPSTMQDMVIVFVTVTGERGGRHVQETYARSIYGQTVAGKQRTAIQVTTAAGICTMLDLLVAGKIAPQGFRRQEEVSLDTFLANRFGRVYAGERLETVEDHSCGKKRLDAVA; from the coding sequence ATGCATTCCATTCTCGTCATCGGTGCCGGCAAAATCGGCTCCACCATCGCCGACATGCTGTACGAGACGGGCGACTACGCCGTCACGGTCGCGGACGCGTCTGCGGCCGCCCTCGCGGCGGCGGCGCGGGACGGCGTCAAGACGATTCAGCTCGACTTCAACGATGCCGTGGCGCTCCAGGCGGCCCTGAAGGGCCATTATGCCGTTCTCAGCGCTGCGCCCTACCACCTGACCGGTCACGTGGCCCAGGCGGCGCGTCTGGCGGACGTCAATTACTTCGACCTGACCGAGGACGTGGCCACCACGCGCATGGTGAAGGAGCTGGCGGAAGGCGCCTCCACGGCCTTCATTCCGCAATGCGGCCTGGCGCCGGGCTTCATCTCCATCGTGGCCCACGACATCGCGAGCCGCTTCGACAAGCTCGACACGGTGCGCCTGCGGGTCGGCGCCCTGCCGCAATATCCCTCGAACGCCCTCTCGTACAACCTGACCTGGAGCACGGACGGCGTCATCAACGAGTATATCGAGCGCTGCGAGGCTGTGGTCGACGGCCAGCTCCGGGAAGTCCCGGCCATGGAGGAGCTCGAGGAATTCTCCCTCGACGGGACGCGCTACGAGGCCTTCAACACCTCGGGCGGCCTCGGCACCCTGTGCGAGACCCTCGGCGGCAAGGTCCGGAGCCTCAACTACAAGACCATCCGCTATCCGGGCCATTGCGCCCTGATGCGCGTCCTCCTGAACGACCTCCAGCTGCGCAACCGCCGGGAAGTCCTGAAGGACATCCTCGAACAGGCCGTCCCCTCCACCATGCAGGACATGGTCATCGTGTTCGTCACCGTGACGGGCGAGCGCGGCGGCCGCCACGTGCAGGAGACCTATGCCCGCAGCATCTACGGCCAGACCGTCGCGGGCAAGCAGCGCACGGCCATCCAGGTCACCACCGCGGCCGGCATCTGCACCATGCTGGACCTCCTGGTGGCCGGGAAGATCGCGCCGCAGGGCTTCCGCCGGCAGGAGGAAGTGAGCCTCGACA